The sequence ACAGACATCCGGCCGAACAGCTATAGACCTTTCCCCGCACATTACCGTATAATCGTCGCCCGTCCGGCCCCTTAGCTCAGTGGTTAGAGCAGTCGACTCATAATCGATTGGTCGTTGGTTCAAACCCAACAGGGGCCACCAGAATTTCAATAACTTACAAAAAAACGTGAGTTATCTTCATTATCTAGGATACCTATAGGATACTCGCAATAGGTATAAGCTAGTAACGATTTGGCCAAAAGCCTAAACGTGCAGTTGGGTCGTGGCAGCCGGAGTAACTGCTTTTAAAGATAAAAGTGCCACGGGTCTGAACTCTTACTCCCAACTCATCAAGAGACGGTAGGAACCATGATGGAGGTCAAATGATCGACTCTGTTATGGGCTCAGACCTGCTATCTAAGCGTGCACAAGCTGTTGCTGTGCTGTTTACGGCATTCGCTACGGGGGGAATATCTCCGCTCATAGCAGTGTTATTAGCAGTCGGGCTCACTTATGTTTTGCATAGATAGCGTACGGGCAACCTTAATCATGCTAATAATTATCAATGGTAAGAAGCATCACTGGTTTCAACTCATTATTTCACAGCAAAAAGGAGTTGTTTTATAGTCGATGTACGTATTACTTGCATTACCCTCTCAGACACTAATGCAGTTCACGAACATATTACTCATGTGGGCAGCCCCCAATTTACCCCATAAGGTAGCAAATGGACTGTAGCCCAAGTAATAAATACAATAGAAAGTAAACAACACACTTTCTATGTTTCTGACAGTAATGGTAATCGCGCAGACGTAGGTGTAGTTGATCCCGGAAACGGTAGGAAAAAATATATACGAACGTATGCAGATGGAAAGTGGAATAATAATTTGCTCTCTTTACCACTTTGTTAAAGTCGATAAATAGAAAGCATCCTTTTCATTTTATTTTTAATATTTACAGCATGAAACGGTCGACTTAATATCTATTCCACCAAAGGCGTTAATGAATATCTTTAGCGCCTTCTTATAATGTTTATAAAATTTCCAAACGATACCGAAAGCACAAACACAAAATAGGGCCGCATAAGCGACCTTTAAAGACAGCCAAACAGTGAAAGTTACAGCCCCATAGACTTCTTGACCAGTTCACCAATGATGGGCCACACCGTTTCCCGGAAGCGATAAACAGCATTTACCCGCAGACCGAAGTGCAGTTGTGCAGTTGTGCATCATCCATCAGATACGCAATTCCATCAAATATGTGGCGTCGAAGCACCACAAAGCGTTTATGGCCGACCTGAAGCCGGTTTACCGCGCGGTATCGAAAGCGGCGGCGGAAACCGCGCTGGATGAGCTTGAAGCCCGATGGGGTCAGCAGTACCCGGTGGTTATCCAGTCATGGCGTCGGAAATGGGACAATCTGTCGGCGTACTTCAGCTATCCATCCGATATTCGCAAGGTCATTTATACCACCAACGCCATTGAGTCGGTGCATCGGCAGTTCAGAAAGTTGACGAAAAAAAAGGCGCATTCCCTAACGAAAACAGCCTGTTAAAGCTACTTTATCTAGGGCTGATGAATGCGCAGGAGAAATGGACAATGCCTATCCAGAACTGGAATTTGACATTGTCACAGTTAGCCATTTATTTTGACGGGCGACTGAATAACGTAATTACGCTGTAATGATTTTATCGTGACACAGAATTCTGAACGCTTCGAAAGAACTAGCTGAGCTGGACGAGTCCTTGGATTAATTAACCCAAGAATATATTAGCAACCTATGCAGACAATTTGGCGTAGTCTCTCAGACTATAGCAACATCGCTGATAGTGGCAGGTGATAATCCGGTCCGCCTGAAAAGCGAAGCCGCACTAGCAGCACTT comes from Brenneria nigrifluens DSM 30175 = ATCC 13028 and encodes:
- a CDS encoding DUF3892 domain-containing protein, whose amino-acid sequence is MESKQHTFYVSDSNGNRADVGVVDPGNGRKKYIRTYADGKWNNNLLSLPLC